A region from the Pempheris klunzingeri isolate RE-2024b chromosome 17, fPemKlu1.hap1, whole genome shotgun sequence genome encodes:
- the med9 gene encoding mediator of RNA polymerase II transcription subunit 9, protein MAASQPKQEKEGDDCSLLPLVHDIIKCMDKDSQDVHQELAKLKAKIQEAREQISNMPGVDSSPPEQQQQLATLREQVRTKNQLLQKYKSLCMFDVPKAS, encoded by the exons ATGGCGGCGTCTCAACCCAAGCAGGAGAAAGAGGGCGACGATTGCTCTTTGTTGCCTTTAGTTCACGATATTATCAAATG CATGGACAAGGACAGCCAAGACGTCCACCAGGAGCTGGCCAAGCTGAAGGCGAAGATCCAGGAGGCTCGGGAGCAGATCTCTAACATGCCCGGTGTAGACAGCAGCCCtccggagcagcagcagcagctggccaCGCTGCGGGAGCAGGTCCGCACCAAgaaccagctgctgcagaaatacAAGAGCCTGTGCATGTTTGACGTGCCAAAGGCATCCtga
- the LOC139217175 gene encoding dexamethasone-induced Ras-related protein 1-like, whose product MIKKMSPSENEFNIPAKNCHRMVILGSTKVGKTAIVSRFLNERFDDQYTPTIEDFHRKLYSIRGDVYQLDILDTSGNHPFPAMRRLSILTGDVFILVFSLDNRDSFQEVQRLKRQIYETKSCLRNKTKENVDVPLVICGNKCDRDFYREVQEDEIEHLVGGDEHCAYFEISAKKNTNVDQMFQTLFTLAKLPNEMSPDRHCKLSLQYCEVLHRKSFRSKKCKDGNAYGIVAPFARKPSVHSDLMYIKEKAVGGSQTKEKGCIIC is encoded by the exons ATGATCAAGAAAATGTCCCCATCCGAGAACGAGTTCAACATACCGGCCAAGAACTGCCACAGGATGGTGATCCTGGGCTCCACTAAAGTTGGGAAGACAGCCATCGTCTCTCGGTTTCTGAACGAGAGGTTTGATGATCAGTACACGCCAACTATTGAGGACTTTCATAGGAAATTGTACAGCATCAGGGGAGACGTTTACCAGCTGGACATTTTGGACACATCTGGAAATCACCCCTTCCCTGCGATGAGGAGGCTTTCAATTCTTACCG GCGATGTGTTCATCTTGGTTTTTAGCCTGGATAACAGAGACTCCTTCCAGGAGGTGCAGCGCCTGAAGCGCCAGATTTACGAGACCAAGTCGTGCCTGCGAAACAAAACCAAGGAGAACGTGGACGTCCCGCTGGTCATCTGCGGCAACAAGTGCGACAGGGACTTTTACCGCGAGGTGCAGGAGGACGAGATCGAGCACCTGGTTGGTGGAGACGAGCACTGCGCTTACTTTGAAATCTCCGCAAAGAAGAACACAAACGTAGACCAGATGTTTCAGACTCTCTTTACTTTGGCCAAGCTGCCCAACGAAATGAGCCCCGATCGGCACTGCAAACTCTCCCTGCAGTACTGCGAGGTTCTGCACAGAAAGTCCTTCAGGAGCAAGAAGTGCAAGGATGGGAACGCCTATGGGATTGTGGCGCCGTTTGCGCGGAAGCCCAGCGTGCACAGTGACTTGATGTACATAAAGGAGAAAGCGGTGGGGGGCAGCCAGACCAAAGAGAAAGGCTGCATCATATGCTGA